The Thermoleophilum album genome includes a window with the following:
- a CDS encoding GspE/PulE family protein produces the protein MSDARGQPQTRTVSAPGNAKQTADSEDEAAVATKQAAGRQSGRANGNGKAAGGSNGARGPVKGRFVSDVIVELGFVSRAIVDAAVEQARAEGTTPEELLIQQGALTPDQLARAIAARYELEYFDLQERKPDPNALNLIRPEDAKRFQAVPVGFEGDDVVTVAMANPRDIVTLDDLKLLIRRDVKPVVASRDDIQALIKKMSSTVELGTEQAEEEAEELEEAFGELRETAADSPVVRLVNQILQQAIEEGASDIHFEPEESELKVRFRVDGVLREVSTIQRKFVASAISRIKIMANLDIAEKRVPQDGRVSLNVDGHEIDVRVVTMPSVRGEGVVMRILDKEKALIGLDKLGMSPRNRQRFEESFKRPHGAVLVTGPTGSGKSTTLYAALNELNSPDRKIITIEDPVEYQLPGVNQLQVNLKAGLTFATGLRAMLRADPDVIMVGEIRDAETAQIAIESALTGHLVLSTLHTNDAPSAITRLTEMGIEPFLTASAVVCVVAQRLVRMLCVHCKERTILTVDALRAAGYHAAFDIEAYEPVGCKQCGGSGYKGRTGVHEVMLMSDEIRELTVERASADQIRKVAIEQGMRPLRDDGFEKVKQGITSIAEVARVAA, from the coding sequence ATGAGCGACGCCAGGGGCCAACCGCAGACGCGGACGGTCTCGGCCCCGGGAAACGCCAAGCAGACGGCTGATTCCGAGGACGAGGCCGCCGTCGCCACCAAGCAAGCCGCTGGCCGTCAGAGCGGCCGGGCCAACGGCAACGGCAAAGCAGCGGGTGGCAGCAACGGGGCGCGCGGACCGGTCAAGGGGCGCTTCGTCTCCGACGTCATAGTCGAGCTCGGCTTCGTCTCGCGGGCGATCGTCGACGCCGCAGTCGAGCAGGCGCGCGCCGAGGGCACGACCCCCGAAGAGCTGCTGATCCAGCAGGGCGCGCTCACGCCCGACCAACTTGCGCGGGCGATCGCGGCCCGCTACGAGCTCGAGTACTTCGACCTCCAGGAGCGCAAGCCCGACCCCAACGCGCTCAACCTGATCCGACCGGAGGACGCCAAACGCTTCCAGGCAGTGCCGGTCGGCTTCGAAGGGGACGACGTCGTGACGGTGGCGATGGCCAACCCGCGCGACATCGTCACGCTCGACGACCTCAAGCTGCTGATCCGTCGCGACGTCAAGCCGGTCGTCGCCTCGCGCGACGACATCCAGGCGCTGATCAAAAAGATGTCGTCGACGGTCGAGCTCGGAACCGAGCAGGCCGAGGAGGAGGCGGAAGAGCTCGAGGAAGCGTTCGGCGAGCTGCGCGAAACGGCCGCTGACTCGCCGGTCGTTCGGCTCGTCAACCAGATCCTTCAGCAGGCGATCGAGGAGGGCGCCTCCGACATCCACTTCGAGCCCGAAGAGAGCGAGCTCAAGGTGCGCTTTCGCGTGGATGGCGTGCTGCGCGAGGTGAGCACGATCCAGCGCAAGTTCGTCGCCAGCGCGATCTCGCGGATCAAGATCATGGCGAACCTCGACATCGCCGAGAAGCGCGTACCCCAAGACGGCCGCGTCTCGCTGAACGTCGACGGCCACGAGATCGACGTGCGCGTGGTGACGATGCCCTCGGTCCGCGGCGAGGGCGTCGTGATGCGCATTCTCGACAAGGAGAAGGCGCTGATCGGCCTCGACAAGCTCGGTATGAGCCCGCGCAACCGCCAGCGCTTTGAGGAGTCCTTCAAGCGGCCGCACGGGGCGGTCCTGGTGACCGGGCCGACCGGCTCGGGTAAGTCCACGACGCTTTATGCAGCGCTCAACGAGCTGAACTCGCCGGACCGCAAGATCATCACCATCGAGGATCCCGTCGAGTATCAGCTGCCGGGGGTCAATCAGCTGCAGGTGAACCTGAAGGCGGGTCTCACCTTCGCCACCGGTCTGCGCGCGATGCTGCGCGCCGACCCGGACGTGATCATGGTCGGCGAGATCCGCGACGCCGAGACCGCGCAGATCGCGATCGAATCGGCGTTGACCGGCCACCTGGTGCTCTCCACCCTGCACACCAACGACGCGCCCTCGGCGATCACTCGTCTCACCGAGATGGGCATCGAGCCGTTTTTGACCGCGTCGGCCGTCGTTTGCGTTGTTGCGCAGCGTCTCGTGCGGATGCTCTGCGTGCACTGCAAGGAGCGCACGATCCTCACCGTCGACGCGCTGCGGGCGGCTGGCTACCACGCGGCGTTCGACATCGAGGCGTACGAGCCCGTCGGCTGCAAGCAGTGCGGCGGCAGCGGCTACAAGGGACGTACCGGCGTCCACGAAGTGATGTTGATGAGCGATGAGATCCGCGAACTGACGGTCGAGCGAGCCTCGGCGGATCAAATCCGCAAGGTGGCCATCGAGCAGGGCATGAGGCCTCTCCGTGACGACGGCTTCGAAAAGGTGAAGCAGGGCATCACGTCGATCGCCGAGGTCGCCCGCGTAGCGGCCTGA
- a CDS encoding type IV pilus twitching motility protein PilT, which translates to MELDFAEVVLQVVEKNASDLHLTAGVPPMVRVHGRLEPLDFPVLTPQLVREIVYSILTNDQRQRLETDWQIDFAYSVPGVARFRVNVYFQRSALSAAFRLIPRDMPKLSELGLPPVLEEFTRKPRGFVLVTGPTGSGKSTTLAAMLDLINERRHEHILTIEDPIEFLHRHKKCIVNQREIGSDAKSFADGLKAALRQDPDVILVGEMRDLETIATALTAAETGHLVFATLHTQDTAQTVDRIVDVFPPNQQQQVRVQLSVALQGIVTQQLLPRADGRGRVVAAEVLVPTPAVRNLIREGKTHQIYSALQTGGQYGMQTMDAALADLARRGLITRELAEARAGSPEELRRLMGTVRVA; encoded by the coding sequence ATGGAGCTCGATTTCGCCGAAGTCGTACTGCAGGTAGTCGAGAAGAACGCTTCGGACCTGCACCTAACCGCTGGCGTGCCGCCGATGGTGCGGGTGCACGGGCGGCTCGAACCCCTCGACTTTCCGGTGCTGACGCCGCAGCTAGTGCGCGAGATCGTTTATTCGATCCTCACCAACGATCAACGCCAGCGCCTCGAGACCGACTGGCAGATCGACTTCGCGTACTCCGTCCCGGGCGTCGCGCGCTTCCGCGTCAACGTCTACTTCCAGCGCTCGGCGCTGAGCGCCGCCTTCCGCTTGATTCCGCGCGACATGCCGAAGCTCTCGGAGCTTGGGCTGCCACCGGTGCTGGAGGAGTTCACGCGCAAGCCGCGTGGCTTTGTGCTTGTTACCGGCCCCACCGGCTCCGGTAAGTCGACGACGCTCGCAGCCATGCTCGACCTGATCAACGAGCGACGTCACGAACACATCTTGACGATCGAAGACCCGATCGAGTTCCTTCACCGTCACAAGAAGTGCATCGTCAACCAGCGCGAGATCGGCAGCGACGCCAAAAGCTTCGCCGACGGTCTCAAGGCGGCGCTGCGTCAAGACCCCGATGTGATCCTGGTCGGCGAGATGCGTGACCTCGAAACGATCGCGACGGCACTGACCGCCGCCGAAACCGGGCACCTCGTCTTCGCGACGCTGCACACCCAAGACACCGCCCAAACCGTCGACCGCATCGTCGACGTCTTCCCACCGAACCAGCAGCAGCAGGTGCGCGTGCAGCTCTCGGTGGCGCTGCAGGGGATCGTCACGCAGCAGTTGTTACCGCGAGCCGACGGTCGTGGACGGGTCGTAGCTGCCGAGGTGCTGGTGCCAACCCCGGCGGTTCGCAACCTGATCCGCGAGGGCAAGACGCACCAGATCTACTCGGCGTTGCAGACCGGCGGTCAGTACGGCATGCAGACTATGGACGCCGCGCTTGCCGACCTCGCGCGGCGCGGCCTGATAACTCGCGAGTTGGCCGAGGCGAGGGCCGGCTCACCGGAGGAACTGCGGCGTTTGATGGGCACCGTGCGGGTCGCGTGA
- a CDS encoding type II secretion system F family protein, translated as MATYAFRAVDRAGVPTRGEIEAESKQAVTAQLRQRGLIVLDVEEQAPPNAGDILARFKRVKPDALVIATRQLATMVSSGMTLLRALYVIEEQTQNEKLKETFTAVRKDVEAGLSFSKALSKHPDVFNDLYVAMVQAGESGGILEQTLQRVANQLEKDAALRRMIKAAMVYPALVISFSFLVLIALVAFLVPVFEKIFKDFGGDLPTITKFTVALSHLITDRWYLMIAVGVALTVGFRRWKRTEWGRMQWDTIKLKVPMKIGGIVQKVALARFSRTFAGLVSAGVPMLEAIEITGRTAGNKVIEKAMQEVRDSVSRGGTISAPMAKAPNVFPAMVVQMIGVGEETGALETMLGKVADFYEEQVEAAVKALTSILEPVMIVLVGAIVGFIVISMYMPMFRVYDQIK; from the coding sequence ATGGCCACCTACGCGTTTAGAGCGGTCGATCGCGCGGGCGTTCCGACGCGCGGGGAGATCGAGGCCGAATCGAAGCAAGCGGTTACCGCGCAGCTTCGCCAGCGCGGGCTGATCGTCCTCGACGTTGAGGAGCAGGCGCCGCCGAACGCCGGCGACATCCTCGCCCGCTTCAAGCGGGTCAAACCCGACGCGCTGGTGATCGCGACGCGGCAGCTAGCGACGATGGTCTCGTCGGGTATGACGCTGTTGCGGGCGCTCTACGTGATCGAGGAGCAGACCCAGAACGAGAAGCTCAAGGAGACCTTCACTGCCGTGCGCAAGGACGTGGAGGCCGGCCTTTCGTTCTCCAAGGCGCTGTCCAAGCACCCGGACGTCTTCAACGATCTCTACGTCGCGATGGTCCAGGCCGGCGAGTCCGGCGGCATCCTCGAACAGACTTTGCAGCGCGTTGCCAACCAGCTCGAGAAGGACGCCGCGCTGCGCCGCATGATCAAGGCGGCGATGGTCTATCCGGCGCTCGTCATCTCCTTCTCGTTCCTCGTGCTGATCGCGCTGGTGGCGTTCCTGGTGCCGGTCTTCGAGAAGATCTTCAAGGACTTCGGGGGCGACCTACCGACGATCACCAAGTTCACCGTCGCCCTCTCCCACCTGATCACCGACCGCTGGTACCTGATGATCGCGGTGGGGGTCGCGCTGACGGTTGGCTTCCGTCGCTGGAAGCGCACTGAGTGGGGGCGCATGCAGTGGGACACGATCAAGCTGAAGGTGCCGATGAAGATCGGTGGGATCGTGCAGAAGGTCGCGCTCGCCCGCTTTTCGCGCACCTTCGCCGGCCTCGTGTCGGCCGGTGTGCCGATGCTCGAGGCAATCGAGATCACTGGCCGCACCGCCGGCAATAAGGTGATCGAGAAAGCGATGCAGGAGGTGCGCGACTCGGTCTCGCGCGGCGGCACGATCTCGGCACCGATGGCCAAGGCGCCCAACGTCTTCCCGGCGATGGTGGTGCAGATGATCGGGGTTGGCGAAGAGACCGGCGCGCTCGAGACGATGCTCGGCAAAGTCGCCGACTTCTACGAAGAGCAAGTCGAGGCGGCGGTCAAGGCGCTGACCTCGATTCTCGAGCCGGTAATGATCGTTCTGGTCGGCGCGATCGTCGGCTTCATCGTGATCTCGATGTACATGCCGATGTTCCGCGTCTACGATCAGATCAAGTAG
- the thiC gene encoding phosphomethylpyrimidine synthase ThiC, with protein MQHRSSFPADADCRTQLALAKRGVVSPEMRRAAEREGLDPELVRAEVAAGRMIVPANVNHRALDPIAIGLQARVKINANIGRSQVTSSIAEELRKLELCARFGADTVMDLSTGKEIVETRQAIIEAAEMPLGTVPIYEAVERVKRIEDLTPELLLEVIEEQAEQGVDYMTIHAGVLLEHLPLVQHRVCGIVSRGGGLLARWMVHHRRENPLYEHFDRVLAICRRHDVTISLGDGLRPGAIADACDAAQYAELDTLGELVRRCRERDVQVMVEGPGHIPLHRLQENVERQQRVCDGAPFYTLGPLVTDVAPGYDHITSAIGAAVVGWHGTSLLCYVTPKEHLGLPNEEDVRQGLVAYRIAAHAADLARGNRAAYRWDRAISEARFAFDWRRQFELAIDPETAQAMHDETLPDDYFKSAEFCSMCGPKYCPMHNFRNVDWEELRRTVAARRAQRAGAAAV; from the coding sequence GTGCAGCACCGCAGCTCTTTCCCGGCCGACGCCGACTGCCGCACCCAGCTAGCGCTAGCTAAGCGTGGGGTCGTCTCACCGGAGATGCGGCGAGCCGCCGAGCGTGAGGGGCTCGATCCCGAGCTCGTGCGTGCCGAGGTGGCGGCTGGCCGGATGATCGTCCCGGCGAACGTCAACCATCGAGCGCTCGATCCGATCGCGATCGGGCTGCAGGCGCGCGTCAAGATCAACGCCAATATCGGGCGCTCCCAGGTCACGTCATCGATCGCCGAGGAGCTGCGCAAGCTGGAGCTGTGCGCCCGCTTCGGTGCCGACACGGTGATGGACCTCTCGACCGGCAAGGAGATCGTCGAGACGCGCCAGGCGATCATCGAGGCGGCCGAGATGCCGCTCGGCACCGTCCCGATCTACGAGGCGGTGGAGCGGGTCAAGCGGATCGAGGACCTGACACCCGAACTGCTGCTCGAGGTGATCGAAGAGCAGGCCGAGCAGGGCGTCGACTACATGACGATCCACGCCGGTGTCCTGCTCGAGCACCTGCCACTGGTGCAGCACCGCGTGTGTGGGATCGTCTCCCGCGGCGGCGGTCTCCTGGCGCGCTGGATGGTTCACCATCGCCGCGAGAATCCCCTCTACGAGCATTTCGACAGAGTGCTCGCGATCTGTCGCCGTCATGACGTCACGATCTCCCTTGGTGACGGTCTGCGACCGGGGGCGATCGCCGACGCCTGTGATGCGGCCCAGTACGCCGAGCTCGACACCCTCGGCGAACTGGTGCGCCGCTGCCGGGAGCGCGACGTTCAGGTGATGGTGGAGGGGCCGGGCCACATCCCGCTCCACCGTCTGCAGGAGAACGTGGAGCGCCAGCAGCGGGTCTGCGACGGCGCGCCCTTCTACACGCTCGGCCCGCTCGTCACCGACGTCGCGCCCGGCTACGACCACATCACCTCAGCGATCGGTGCGGCGGTGGTGGGATGGCACGGGACCTCGCTGCTCTGCTACGTGACGCCCAAGGAGCACCTGGGGTTGCCCAACGAAGAGGACGTACGGCAGGGGCTCGTCGCCTACCGGATCGCCGCTCACGCGGCCGACCTGGCGCGTGGCAACCGTGCTGCCTACCGCTGGGATCGCGCGATCTCCGAGGCGCGCTTCGCCTTCGACTGGCGGCGCCAGTTCGAGCTCGCAATCGACCCAGAAACAGCGCAAGCGATGCACGACGAGACGCTTCCCGACGACTACTTCAAGTCAGCGGAGTTCTGCTCGATGTGCGGCCCCAAGTACT